The window CTTGCAGCCAATGGTGTGGACGATGGAACGCAGATCCACACCCACATGTGCTACGCAGAATTCAATGAAATTCTCGGTGCAATTGTTGAGATGGATGCTGATGTTATCAGTATTGAAGCGAGCCGAAGTGGTATGGAGTTGCTCGAAGCGTTTCGCGAATTTCAATACCCCAATGAGATTGGTCCTGGAGTCTATGATATTCATAGTCCTCGTGTCCCTGGCGTTGCAGAAATGGAAGGCTTATTGCGACGCGCAATCGCTGTTATTCCTGTACAACGGCTTTGGGTAAATCCGGATTGCGGTTTGAAAACTCGAGGTTGGAGCGAGGCGCATGCTGCACTTAAGAATATGGTTGAGGCGGCACGAATTGTACGTGGCTCCATGATTTAAGAGGAAGCATAGTGCCGTGAGCAACACAAGTTTTTGGCGTGTAACTTCGTTGTTATACGGTGTGTTGCTCACGGTTTTTCTGCATGACCAAGAATTCACATCGTGCTTTGACGAATAGTATAAAATGTATTGTCGTCTTGTATCTCCCTTCATGATGAGCTGGTAAATTCATATTCATTTCCCCTTCCAAGTATATTTTCATTGCAAAATGGATTTTTTTGAAAAATTCATGGTTTTCCTGATAGAAATTTCCTGCCATTTATCGGTATGACGTATTGAAAAAAATATTTCATTCAGAGGTTGTATGAGTAAGCGCGTGATGTCTTTAGAGCTTGTGAAGCTTTTGGCTGCTCTGAGTGTCGTCGCAACACATGTCGGTCATTTCAGCGAGCTTCCTCCTGAATGGAGTGTGAATATTCGTTTGTTATTCCGCTGGGCTGTGCCGTTTTTTTTTATTGTTTCCGGATATTTTTTGCAAAGGAATGGAAGTGTTGTTGAGAGAGCACCAAAGTTCCTTGTGAGAATTCTTATACTGTTTGTTCTTGCTTCGTGTCTCTATGCACCGCTTGTTGTGTGGGACAGAGGTTGGGATGGGCTCTCGCGAATACTTTCTATGAAAGTTTTGTATATTGGAACGTGGTTCCACCTGTGGTATCTTTCATCATTGATTATCGGTGTCGCCGTTATTTATAGTGTGAAGCGCCTTGGATGGGACGATCTCTTTCTTCCTCTTTCCTGTATTATCCTCGTTGCATGTGTTTCTACTGATTTTTGTATGGTATGCCGTATTGATACACCAATAACGTTTAATATGACGAAGTATCTTTTGTCGATTCCATTTCTCTATATCGGGATGGTTTTATCTCGATACGATGTGTATAGCATG of the Desulfovibrio inopinatus DSM 10711 genome contains:
- a CDS encoding acyltransferase family protein — encoded protein: MSKRVMSLELVKLLAALSVVATHVGHFSELPPEWSVNIRLLFRWAVPFFFIVSGYFLQRNGSVVERAPKFLVRILILFVLASCLYAPLVVWDRGWDGLSRILSMKVLYIGTWFHLWYLSSLIIGVAVIYSVKRLGWDDLFLPLSCIILVACVSTDFCMVCRIDTPITFNMTKYLLSIPFLYIGMVLSRYDVYSMKLYYTVLFVLVGIGFQYAEAYYALQHYSSDAIRHQFLVVTIPFAVGMFLFGLNGFIQKVLFFSISPQYSLHIYILHPLFLYFLEKYVHSSMFLFLVALLLLFPTIAVYRACTVFMHHILIRQASQMTTSSSALPPV